In Oceanotoga teriensis, the genomic window TTTGATTTTTTAAAATTCTTGTGTTATGAGTAGAAAAAATTAATTGAGCATTTTTTTTATTATATTCTGAATTAAAAAGATCTATAATTTTATCTAATAATAAAGGATGAATACTTGTATCTAACTCATCTATTAATAAAACCCCACCTCTTTTTAATGTAGCCAAAAAAGGGCCAATAAGTGAAAAAAACTTTTTAGTACCTTCAGATTCTTCTTTTTCAAAATCTAAAACTACACTCGATTTTTCATTATAAAATTCTCTGAATTTTTTGCGGAATTCAGAGAAGAAAACAATAAAAGAGAAAACATATTAGTTGAAATTTAAAATCAGAATAAAAAAATAAAGGAATATATCTTGGAATATCAAGTTGAGATAAAATGATAATATTTTGAAAAAGAAGTTTTTTTCTCTTAAAACTTTCAAAAATATATAGAAAGCTATTTATTACAATGATAATTTTATATTAATACGAGAATGAATACCACTGCATTTTTTTAATATTGAATGATATAATTGAAATGTATTATTTTATTATTAAAGGGAGAGTTAAAATGAATAATGATATTATTATATATAATAAGTCTACAGATGAAAGAGTTAAATATAATAACAATTCAAATGTTAAAAATGAAATAAGAAGAAATTTAAAATCTATTGATTATCAAAATGCTTCTAAGAAAATATTATTCTCCGAATTAAAAACAAATGATCTGACTTTTTTTGACGTAGAAAATATTTTGATTTATAACATAGGAACTAGTTACTTTAAAAATTTAGCTAGAGATGGTTTGGTATTTTATCATAATGAATCATCAATTGACGATAGAAATTATAATTATACATATAAATTGGTTTCAAAAGCTGATACTGATTGCTTATTTGAAAGAAATAGATTAATTAATTTTGATATATCGTTAGATAAATTAACTACTAAAACACATCCTTTGGAATTTATGAAAAAAACAAAAATACATCCAGAGGATAATTATAATAGTGAATCAATATCAAAAATTGGAATAGATTTGGTTTTAAAGTTTAAAAAAGAAAATAATAAAAACTTAACTTCATATATTAAGAAAATTATAGATGGTATAACTCTATCTTTACATTGTTTTGGGGACATAAGTGAAGATTTATTAAGAAGTATGAGAAATAAATACAATGATATTTGTCGAGAAGATTTTAAATTTGAAAAGTATAAAATATTTGGTTGTAAAGAGAACTTAATATTTCTTTATAGGAATAGTATAAAAGTAAACCCTGATGACAATAAAGTTAAATTATTTAGAATAACAAGAAAAATAGATAATAAAATAAACTCAGAAGTTAAAATTAAAGGCTCAATATACAAACTTTAATAAAATTTAAATAATAGAAAACTAATAATAAATATAATGACGTTTTTCAATTATTTCTATATTTAGACGATTAATATTATGAAAATAAATTATTGTGGAGGTAAAATTTTATGTATGAAAATATTATAGAAATGATAGAAAACGCTCAATATAAAGATGCTTTAACCGAAATAGAGAAGATAAATAATTCAAAGTGGGAGAAGTATAATTTAAAGGGTATAATTCTCTTCCAAACTGAAAATATAGAGCTTGCAATTCGTTTTTTTAAAAAAGCATTATCTATAGAAAAAAATAATGATATTTATTATAATTTAGCTCTCTGTTATTATAAAAAAAGTATGTTTAAAATATCATGGAATATTTTAATGAACTTAAATAATAAGGATGAAAAAATTTTTTATCTACTTTCTTATATTGAATTTGAACAAAGAGATTTTACACAATTAAAAAAGATAGATTATTATTCAAGTGCTAAATTTAAAATCAATGATTTAAATAAAAAGGTTAAATACTTACATTTTATGATTGATAGCCCTATTTCAAAAAAATATATTGAATTTATAAATGAGAATTTTACAAAGGAAGATCATAAATTTATTATTATTAGTAATGATGTTTTTACTGATGATTATTATGTCATTAATAATATTGAATCTATAAGATTATTAGCGACAAACTATGAAAAAATACTTCTACATGGAATTTTTAATTATGAAGTTATGTATTATTTATTTTTAAATGAAGAAAAAATTGATTTTAAAAAAGTATATTGGTTTATTTGGGGTGGTGATTTATATTATTATAAATTTAGAAAAAATAATTTTAATTCTGATTTATTTGAATTTGTTAGAAAAAAAATTCTAAAAAAAATTGTTAATATTATTACTGTAACCTCTGAGTATGACTTTGAATTAGCAAAAAAATGGTATAAAATTAATGCAAAAAAATATTTATTATTATATCCTAATTTAATAGATTATAAATTCCTTAAACGATTAAAAAATAAAAAAAGATCATCTTGTAACCTTAGAATACAATTAGGGAATTCGGGTGATCCAAGTAACAAACATATAGAAATGTTGAATATTTTATCAAAATTCAAAAATGAAAATATTGAAATAATAACGCCACTATCTTATGGAGGAAGTAAAAATTATATTGAAAAAGTAATTGAAACCGGAAAAGATATTTTTGGTAAAAAATTTAATTACTTAAAGAATTTTTTACCCCCTCAAGAATATGGTAAGTTTTTAAGTTCAGTAGATTTAGCTATTTTTAATCACGACAGGCAACAAGCTTTTGGGAATATTTTATATTTATTATTTCTTGGTAAAAAAGTTTTCTTAAAAAATGATACTACTTCTTGGAAAACTCTAAAAGAAAAAAATTTAATAGTTTGGAATACTTATGATATTTATCAAATGACATATAATGATTTAATAGAAATTAATGAAAGCGATAAAAATATTAATAGTGCTATTATTGAAGAAGAATATTCTTTTGAAACAAGATTTAAGTTATGGAAAGATTTTTTTGATAACAAAAATAATTATTGATAGAAAGGAAGTTAGAAATGAGAATATTGATAATAGGCCAAACAACTTTACACTGGGGAAGAATGGAATTTGGAAATATAGGTAATTATTACATCATAGAACCATTCATTAGAGAGCTTCATAAAACTTTTGAGAATTCTGAAATAAAAACAACACTACAAATGTCAAAAAGATTTTGTAAAGATGAGAAAGTTGAAAGTTTACCGATAGATCTATATTATGGCTTTAACAAAAGTAATAATTTAGAATTAGCAAAATATGAATTAACTTTGGTAGAGGATTATTTAAAGAATGGAAAATTTCAAGAAATAACACCATACATAAAAGAAGTTTTAGAATCTGACATAGTCATAGATTTTAGTGGCGATATTTGGGGAGATAACGCCAATTTTTTGGGAAAAGATAGATTTGAAGTCGGTTTATATAAGGATTTAATAGCTCAAAAATTAAAGCCTACTTATATGATAGCTGGTTCTCCTGGTCCATTTAAGGATATCAAAACTAAAGATTTAGCAAAAAAAGTATATGAAGGATTTGACTTAGTAACAAATAGAGAACCTATAAGTTCAGATATAATTAAAAGAGAAGGTTTTAATACTAATAATACAAGTGATTTAGCTTGTCCAGCATTTTTATTTGAACCAATAAATATAGAAAAAGCTAAAGAAAAAGAAGAAGTAAAAAACATATTTGATAAATCAAAATTAAATATAGGTTTTGTAATTTGTGGCTGGAATTTTGAACAAGGACCTTTTGACAAATGGCCAAGAGATGATAAAGATTATATAACATTTGCTAAATCAATTGAACATATAGCTAATAAATATGATGTAAATATAATTTTGATGTCACATTCTAATGGATTTCCTATTCCACCTAAAAAATTTAAATTACAGCATGGAAGAGATTATCCTATTATAAAACAATTAGAAAAAATACTTAAAGATAGAGGCACAGCTAAAAATATTCAAACTATTGATGGAGTATATGATGCTTGGACAACTAAGGGAATTATTGGTAATTTAGATTTAATGATAAGTGGAAGAGTACATGCTGCAGTTGCAGCTTTATCACAAAAAATACCAACAGTTATAATAGATTATGGGCATGAACCAAAAGCCCATAAATTAAAAGGTTTCGCTAAAGTGTGTGAAATGGAAAACTATGTAGCTGATCCAAGCAAAGAAAATGATTTGATACAAAAAATTGAAAAGCTATTAGATAATAAAGATAAAATAAATCAACATCTTAATTTTAAGATAGAAGAAGTTAAACAAATGGCGAAAAACAATTTTTATGAAATAAAAGAACATTTAAAAAGAATTGGAGTTTTATAAATGAAGATAGGAATTATGCAACCATATTTTTTACCATATATTGGATATTGGCAATTAATGAATAAAGTAGATAGGTTTGTTGTATATGACAATATTCAATATACTAAAAGAGGCTGGATAAGAAGAAATAGAATATTGATGAACAATACAGATAAAATGATAACCCTACCCATAAAAAAAGATTCTGATTTTTTAGATATAAAAGAAAGATTCTTATCTGAGAGATATGAAAATGAAAAAAGTAAAATTAAAAATCAGGTAAAAGAAGCATATAAAAAAGCTCCTTATTATAAAAAAATAGAACCATTATTAATTAAAATACTTGATTTTGAAGATAAAAATTTATTTAATTATTTATTAAATTCATTACGTATTATCAAAGAATATCTAGGGATAAAAACAGAAATAATAATCTCTTCTGAAATAGAAATGAACCATAATTTAAAAGCTGAAGAGAGAGTTATTGAAACATGTAAAAAAATGGAAGCTGATCATTATATAAACCCTATAGGTGGAACAGAACTATATAATAAAGAAGATTTTAAAAAAGAAGAGATAAAATTAAATTTTATAAAAACAAATGATATAAAGTATAAACAATTCAACAATGAATTTATTCCAAATCTATCTATAATAGATGTAATGATGTTTAATTCAAAAGAGGAAATAAAAGATATGCTAGAAAAATATACTTTAGAATAGAAATGGGGACTATATTATGAATTATTGTTTTTATGTTTCTGGCAAGGCTAGTAGGCTTTATAAAATAATTAAATACGCAAATAAAAATTTTATAAAAAAAATAAAATTTGTTTACTCTGATAGTAAAGATAATAGATATTTAAAAGAAATCTTAGAAGATAAGAGTATTTTATATATTTTAAAAGACTTTTATGAATTAGAAAAACCAGACAGAAACTTAAAAAATTCTGATAATTTACTCAGGCTGATGAAAAAAAATAAAATAGATTATTGTTTTTCTTTCGGAGATCACATATTAAAAGGAAAAATTTTAAAAGAGTATAAAAATAAAATAATAAATTTTCATCCTTCTATTTTGCCAAATTATCCTGGAAGAAACGCCATTGATAAAGCTATAAATGATAATGCTTCTATTTTAGGAAATACTGCTCATTTTATAGATGAAGGAATTGATACAGGGCCTATCATTTTGCAAAGTGTTATTTCGTCAGAAGCTTTTTATAAAAATGGTTATGATTTTATTTTAGATTTACAAATAGAGATGTTATTTAATCTTGATAAATTATTGGAAAATAAAAAGATAAAAGTAGAAGGGAATAAAGTGAAAATAATAAATGCTGATATTACAAAATATTTTATTTTGCCAGATATTAAGGACTGATTAAATGAATAAAAAAATATTAGTTACAAAATCATCTATGCCCAATTTAGATGAATATGTAGAAGAAATAAAAGATTTATGGGATACTCATTGGTTAACCAATATGGAAATTAAACATGATTATTTAGAATAATTTATAAAAAGATTTAGTTGAATTAAGTAAATTAATGAAATTTCACAAAAAATTAGAGTTATGAAGTTATTTGATGATTAACATATATTCTTATGATGACGAGGGTAATAAAGTTTATATAAAAGTTCAATTAAATAAGGATGATTAAAAGACTATGATTACTTTAAATGATTATATTAAATCTTTAAATACAGCGAAAACTTATAATAAAACCAAATATTTGTTAAAATGGATTAATGAAAAAAACAAAACTACTTATGTTGATATCAAAGAAATTAAACTTGAGGATAGTAACTATTGGTTTTATGATAAGAAAGAAGGAGCTATAAGAAATAAAAATAATAGTTTTTTTTCTATTAAAGGTATAGAAAAATACAAATTAGGTAAACTATTAGAATCTCATCCTATTATCATACAGGATGAAATAGGTTATTTAGGTATAATTACTTCAAAAATAAATGGAGTTTTACATTTTTTAATGCAGGCAAAAATTGAACCTGGCAATATTAATAAAGTTCAAATTTCTCCAACTATTCAAGCCACAAAAAGTAATTTTTTGCAAAAACATGGGGGTAAAAAACCAGCCTTTTTAGAATATTTTATAAACTCTGAAAAATATGAAATCATAGTAGACCAAATACAATCGGAACAATCATCGAGATTTTATAAAAAAAGAAACAGAAATGTAATATTATACATAAAAGATCATATAAAGGAATCTGAAAACTTTCGATGGTTTACATTAGGCCAAATTAAAAAGCTAATGAAATATGATAATTTAGTTAATATGGATACAAGGACAGTGCTTTCTTGTATACCTTATTCTACGTTAAAAAGAGAAAAATTTACAGAAGATATAAATAATAGTATTTTTTTAAATCAATTAAATCTAAAAATAAATCATGAAAAAATAAAAAAAATATATTATAGTTTAAACAACAAAAAAATGTTTAATAATTATAGTATAAGATTAACAGATCTTTATTCTTTAAATAACTGGAAAATGGAACATGGAAAATTTCAAGATATTGAAAATAAATATCCGTTTGAAGTTATTTTTGCAGATATAACAATACAAGGTAGAGAAGTTTATAATTGGACGCAACCACTTTTTAAAGCTAAAGGGAAAGCTACTTTTGGTTTGGTTTTTTTTGAAGAAGACGGAGTTATTCATTTTATTATAAAAGAAAAACCAGAAATTGGTTGTTTTGATTATGTTGAGTTAGGACCAACAATACAAAAAGAATTTAATGATAATTTTGAAGATAATATTGAAAAATTATTTGAACAAAATTTAATTCGAAATTCTGGAATAATAGCAAAAGTATTACTTTCAGAAGAAGGTGGAAGGTTTTATCAAGAACAAAATTTAAACATTATAATGAAAATAGACAAAAATGAATTAAATAAAATTTATCTTCCAAAAGAATATCATATAATTGATTTTATTACTTTAAATAAAATGATACAAACTAATAATTTGATCAATATTCAATTAAGGAATCTCATATCTTTATTGGAGGGTTAAGTATGAAAAAACTAAAAATGGGAATATTATCAACATCAAATATAAATCGAAGAAAGTTTTTGC contains:
- a CDS encoding AAA family ATPase; translation: MVFFSEFRKKFREFYNEKSSVVLDFEKEESEGTKKFFSLIGPFLATLKRGGVLLIDELDTSIHPLLLDKIIDLFNSEYNKKNAQLIFSTHNTRILKNQTLNKDNIWFATKNKYGASELFSLLEIKNVRRSGNFENEYLSGRYGAIPYINDILDRVDVDG
- a CDS encoding TDP-N-acetylfucosamine:lipid II N-acetylfucosaminyltransferase; protein product: MYENIIEMIENAQYKDALTEIEKINNSKWEKYNLKGIILFQTENIELAIRFFKKALSIEKNNDIYYNLALCYYKKSMFKISWNILMNLNNKDEKIFYLLSYIEFEQRDFTQLKKIDYYSSAKFKINDLNKKVKYLHFMIDSPISKKYIEFINENFTKEDHKFIIISNDVFTDDYYVINNIESIRLLATNYEKILLHGIFNYEVMYYLFLNEEKIDFKKVYWFIWGGDLYYYKFRKNNFNSDLFEFVRKKILKKIVNIITVTSEYDFELAKKWYKINAKKYLLLYPNLIDYKFLKRLKNKKRSSCNLRIQLGNSGDPSNKHIEMLNILSKFKNENIEIITPLSYGGSKNYIEKVIETGKDIFGKKFNYLKNFLPPQEYGKFLSSVDLAIFNHDRQQAFGNILYLLFLGKKVFLKNDTTSWKTLKEKNLIVWNTYDIYQMTYNDLIEINESDKNINSAIIEEEYSFETRFKLWKDFFDNKNNY
- a CDS encoding polysaccharide pyruvyl transferase family protein: MRILIIGQTTLHWGRMEFGNIGNYYIIEPFIRELHKTFENSEIKTTLQMSKRFCKDEKVESLPIDLYYGFNKSNNLELAKYELTLVEDYLKNGKFQEITPYIKEVLESDIVIDFSGDIWGDNANFLGKDRFEVGLYKDLIAQKLKPTYMIAGSPGPFKDIKTKDLAKKVYEGFDLVTNREPISSDIIKREGFNTNNTSDLACPAFLFEPINIEKAKEKEEVKNIFDKSKLNIGFVICGWNFEQGPFDKWPRDDKDYITFAKSIEHIANKYDVNIILMSHSNGFPIPPKKFKLQHGRDYPIIKQLEKILKDRGTAKNIQTIDGVYDAWTTKGIIGNLDLMISGRVHAAVAALSQKIPTVIIDYGHEPKAHKLKGFAKVCEMENYVADPSKENDLIQKIEKLLDNKDKINQHLNFKIEEVKQMAKNNFYEIKEHLKRIGVL
- a CDS encoding WbqC family protein: MKIGIMQPYFLPYIGYWQLMNKVDRFVVYDNIQYTKRGWIRRNRILMNNTDKMITLPIKKDSDFLDIKERFLSERYENEKSKIKNQVKEAYKKAPYYKKIEPLLIKILDFEDKNLFNYLLNSLRIIKEYLGIKTEIIISSEIEMNHNLKAEERVIETCKKMEADHYINPIGGTELYNKEDFKKEEIKLNFIKTNDIKYKQFNNEFIPNLSIIDVMMFNSKEEIKDMLEKYTLE
- a CDS encoding formyltransferase family protein, with the protein product MNYCFYVSGKASRLYKIIKYANKNFIKKIKFVYSDSKDNRYLKEILEDKSILYILKDFYELEKPDRNLKNSDNLLRLMKKNKIDYCFSFGDHILKGKILKEYKNKIINFHPSILPNYPGRNAIDKAINDNASILGNTAHFIDEGIDTGPIILQSVISSEAFYKNGYDFILDLQIEMLFNLDKLLENKKIKVEGNKVKIINADITKYFILPDIKD
- a CDS encoding NDP-hexose 2,3-dehydratase family protein, which produces MITLNDYIKSLNTAKTYNKTKYLLKWINEKNKTTYVDIKEIKLEDSNYWFYDKKEGAIRNKNNSFFSIKGIEKYKLGKLLESHPIIIQDEIGYLGIITSKINGVLHFLMQAKIEPGNINKVQISPTIQATKSNFLQKHGGKKPAFLEYFINSEKYEIIVDQIQSEQSSRFYKKRNRNVILYIKDHIKESENFRWFTLGQIKKLMKYDNLVNMDTRTVLSCIPYSTLKREKFTEDINNSIFLNQLNLKINHEKIKKIYYSLNNKKMFNNYSIRLTDLYSLNNWKMEHGKFQDIENKYPFEVIFADITIQGREVYNWTQPLFKAKGKATFGLVFFEEDGVIHFIIKEKPEIGCFDYVELGPTIQKEFNDNFEDNIEKLFEQNLIRNSGIIAKVLLSEEGGRFYQEQNLNIIMKIDKNELNKIYLPKEYHIIDFITLNKMIQTNNLINIQLRNLISLLEG